From one Rhopalosiphum padi isolate XX-2018 chromosome 2, ASM2088224v1, whole genome shotgun sequence genomic stretch:
- the LOC132920126 gene encoding uncharacterized protein LOC132920126 isoform X1: protein MWVSTKKTFNNTLMLFQFCRKSDFCIFSFTNMKQLYSKEIHESLFASIYSSTNKIEVDVKNVIEFLENIREMNNINYNFYQDKLNTKADLIITLSEGYPPFKLELELELKDENIFYSKLTCPLIKIIKQLKQNQEDLFDIIKKKDLEISEYKLIGGNIAHENIKTDIFEKDNFFMNSLQNHKDLCNDNPYLYEIYSSLIEQYDIKHPDIYEKSNIIPTKEENQEIQTNTNTITNNSIDHKATKSSTTMEITHTSINVKKRKKSSLLKSL from the exons atgtggGTGTCtactaaaaaaacttttaataatactcTGATGCTATTTCAATTCTGTCGAAAAagtgatttttgtatttttagttttaccaACATGAAACAATTATACTCTAAAGAAATACATGAATCTTTATTTGCTTCAATATATTCA tCAACCAATAAAATTGAAGTTGATGTTAAAAACGTTATtgaatttttggaaaatatcagagagatgaataatataaattataatttttatcaagacAAATTGAATACTAAAgcagatttaataataactctATCTGAAGGATATCCTCCATTTAAATTGGAATTGGAATTGGAGTTAAAAGatgaaaatatt tTTTATTCCAAATTGACTTGcccattaattaaaataataaaacaattaaaacaaaaccaagaagatttatttgatatcataaaaaaaaaggatttgGAAATTTCAGAATACAAATTAATAGGAGGCAATATAGCACATG aaaatattaagacAGATATTTTTgagaaagataatttttttatgaattcacTGCAGAATCATAAAGATTTATGTAATGACAATCcatatttgtatgaaatatattCATCTCTAATTGAACAGTatgatataaa acatCCTGACATATatgaaaaatcaaatatcatACCAACTAAGGAGGAAAATCAAGAAATTCAAAcaaatactaatactataacaaataatagtataGACCATAAGGCTACAAAAAGTTCAACTACAATGGAAATTACTCATACatcaattaatgttaaaaagcGGAAAAAATCTTCATTGTTAAAAAgtctttga
- the LOC132920126 gene encoding uncharacterized protein LOC132920126 isoform X2, which produces MWVSTKKTFNNTLMLFQFCRKSDFCIFSFTNMKQLYSKEIHESLFASIYSSTNKIEVDVKNVIEFLENIREMNNINYNFYQDKLNTKADLIITLSEGYPPFKLELELELKDENIFYSKLTCPLIKIIKQLKQNQEDLFDIIKKKDLEISEYKLIGGNIAHENIKTDIFEKDNFFMNSLQNHKDLCNDNPYLYEIYSSLIEQHPDIYEKSNIIPTKEENQEIQTNTNTITNNSIDHKATKSSTTMEITHTSINVKKRKKSSLLKSL; this is translated from the exons atgtggGTGTCtactaaaaaaacttttaataatactcTGATGCTATTTCAATTCTGTCGAAAAagtgatttttgtatttttagttttaccaACATGAAACAATTATACTCTAAAGAAATACATGAATCTTTATTTGCTTCAATATATTCA tCAACCAATAAAATTGAAGTTGATGTTAAAAACGTTATtgaatttttggaaaatatcagagagatgaataatataaattataatttttatcaagacAAATTGAATACTAAAgcagatttaataataactctATCTGAAGGATATCCTCCATTTAAATTGGAATTGGAATTGGAGTTAAAAGatgaaaatatt tTTTATTCCAAATTGACTTGcccattaattaaaataataaaacaattaaaacaaaaccaagaagatttatttgatatcataaaaaaaaaggatttgGAAATTTCAGAATACAAATTAATAGGAGGCAATATAGCACATG aaaatattaagacAGATATTTTTgagaaagataatttttttatgaattcacTGCAGAATCATAAAGATTTATGTAATGACAATCcatatttgtatgaaatatattCATCTCTAATTGAACA acatCCTGACATATatgaaaaatcaaatatcatACCAACTAAGGAGGAAAATCAAGAAATTCAAAcaaatactaatactataacaaataatagtataGACCATAAGGCTACAAAAAGTTCAACTACAATGGAAATTACTCATACatcaattaatgttaaaaagcGGAAAAAATCTTCATTGTTAAAAAgtctttga